In the Maniola hyperantus chromosome 13, iAphHyp1.2, whole genome shotgun sequence genome, AGTCATCAACAACAGAAGAGCCAACAACAAAGTCATCTACAACTGAAGAGTCAACAACACAAACTTCCACAACGCAGTCATCAACAACTGATGAATCAACAACACAATCATCAACAACTGATGAATCAACAACACAAACTTCCACGACGCAGTCATCAACAACTGATGAATCCACAACACAGACTTCCACAACACAGTCATCCACAACTGATGAATCAACAACACAAACTTCCACAACGCAGTCATCAACAACTGATGAATCAACAACACAAACTTCCACAACGCAGTCATCAACAACTGATGAATCAACAACACAAACTTCCACAACGCAGTCATCAACAACTGATGAATCAACAACACAAACTTCCACAACACAGTCATCAACAACTGACGAGTCAACAACACAGTCGTCAACTACTAAAGAGCCCACAACAGAAGAGTCAACAACATCAACAACGGAAAATAACCAAGAGTCAACTACAGAAACTTCGACTAAAAAAGAATGTCCCGACACCGCTGATGATCAATCTTTATATGTGTGCCCTACATCATTCAAAAGACATCCTAAGTATTGTAATTTATTCTATCAATGCACCGAAGATGATACCAGTCATGAGATAAAAATAGCGGTATTCAATTGTCCAAACAATACTATTTATgatgaaagtaaaattaaatgtgtGGCAGAAAACAATAGCAGCaaaaagtgtaatggacaaatATCACAAAAACACACTGTAAAACAACTAGGTGCTACCCAAAATGACCCGgtaattttttatgattttcattgtttatagCTATGGTATAGTTTGTGACTTTGTTACAGTATTTCACTTAATTATGTTTTCTTCATTGTTTCAGTTTGTAGTCACCAATAAAAGTATGGCATGTCCAAATTCTGGGCACTATCCTTTTGAAAAAGGTACGGAGTGTTCGTCGTCTTTACTTAAATGTGTATTAACGAAATCTGGAACATTGCAAGGTTTTGTTTATAGATGTCCAGATGGTTACGTCTATTGGAATATTAGCAGAAGATGTGAACCGATAAGAAAAGTAAGAGATTGCAAACGTTCATCTTATCCGTGGAAAAGAAGATATGACATACCATTGGAAACTTCTAATATAGCACCTTAAAATTTTTGCTTAGGAACAGTTTGTacgttttatgtgcaataaaaaGTGTTAAGTTATGATAACTTGTAGATAATAGATTGGTTTAAAATTAAGTAGCAATGTAGCCTACGAACTTTAGACTCAGTGTTGATTTAGTAATTATTCTAGTCCGctgtttattataaaaatatgatgGATTTTACTCAGTGTAAAAGTGCTGCCATAATCCTAAGGATACTAATAATTTGTGAACAAAATATTGTACTACATTACAAACATTATTTTGATCACGACTGATTAGAATaagattcaaaataaataatttattataaacttttttattttattaaactacattattattaatgttaataatactaaattattaaatatttaacaaaCTTACACTAAAATAATTTCAACGTTGTTACACGTAGATAAATTTCCTTTACAAAATAAAGACAATTCATTCATCATAAAATCTGTTAAAGATTCGTAATCAGTAGAATGTAAAATATTACCGAGTACTGTTCCAATAAATGCATGACAAGCAATTTCTGTAGCAATTAAGTTAccttttaaatcaataataatcaatttcGTACTTTCATTTCCACTAAAAGTTTTATTGGTGgatttggtttttattttaacaattgACTTGTTAACTGCTGAGTCAATGTTTGATGCAATAACGTTACTCAAAGAATCGTTTAAAAGAGGATTGTCAGACAACTTAAATTCCCTTGTAAAATTTTTCAAGTTTTGTGAAGTTGATGTTAAGTTTTTGGAATTCAACTGAAAGAGAAGTTCCAAAAATTTTGGAAGGATTTTTTGTGCCGCTGCTACGCCATTAGTGTCATTTATTGCTTTGATTGGCGAGATAGAATTGccagattttattatattctctttgtcaGAATAGTTTTTCCGCCAAActtcatcattttgtttttcTATTGATTGTGGGGGATTACGCTGATCAAATGAAATGTAGTTTGCATTTCTTTTAGTTGTGAAAGAAGTTGCTGCGATAGTTGGAATATTCTCTGCTACGGCAAGACTATCTGTCAAAATATATTCATTCACATTGTCATCCTTTTCTAAATCTATTATAATGTCACGGATATTATTCAATTTCTTCTTGGATTTTTTTGATATCTTCCTTTTCTGAATAGGCATTAATTTATGTTTTGATTGAAATTTTTCTAAGATGCTGTATAGTTTTTCTATGTAAACTGAATTTGGTGATTTTGGAGTCAATATTAAGGGGTTAATTGCTACACCTCCTTTATCCCAAACAGCTATACATCGAGCGAAGAATCCAATAAATTGATGAGGTAGAAGTCGCCAATATTTCTTTAATGGGGAAGTATCCATGTATTCAGTAAGAGAAATATGTTGTACAGTAAGATTCTCGTATAGTTTTgttttactaataattatttcattatcagtccACAATGAATTTAAAGCCAACTCATTTATCTGCTTATCACTTATATTATCATTAGTGGAATCTTCAGTTGAATCAtttacaacaacaaataatttatatttgaaatttgtatatttCTTTGCAATTGTCTGAATGTATGGAATATAATCATTACTGTTGAATTCTTCATAACTTGCAACAAAAACGTGCATGTATATAGTTAGTGTACTGGGATtttcattcaatttattttcTGTTGTGGAGTTTGaactattaatttttaatggaCCATAAGGCTTAGGAAGCACAGCAATAGCTAGGAagctattataaattaaaaataccataAAAGCCAGCATTCCGAGAAAAATCCACCAATATGTTAGTAGAGATGATATGTCATctgaaaaaaaatcgaattaAGTATTTAGAGAATAATTTCAACTATTAAATCACTTGCTTGCGGGGGAGTccattttctataaaaaaatctacacGCTGTCTTAGGTTTTTAGATCCAGAGATATATTATAAACGTTGACaataattttactaaaagtaAAAACACAAGTCACAACCGCATCACGAaaacatcaaaaagtgtaaattttGCTACCAGTCCTAACTTTTGGTGAAGTCAAATCTAGTGTCGCAAAATCTCGTAAaattaggagatccgtaggaggaccagagtaactgacatagctcagcaGGTTTGGAAGCTGAAGTAACAATGGACAGAGCACAATATAGTTTCAAAAATCtatagatgttggggtcattaggtgctggaatggtgacactgcaccggaaagcgcagcggaAGAAAACACTGGGTGGACAGACGACTTCaatcgagtcgcagggagcttctggattcaggtggcgcaacaCCGTGGCACGTGAAGtctctataagagacctatgtctagcagggaacatctatcggttgaagaTGAAAAAAGTAATCACGTTTTCTATTGTTACCTGGCCACTTAGTAATAATAGCAGCAGCTCCTAGAGCATGCGTCCTGGCTCGTCCTGTTGAAACTGAATGGCGAAACCGCCTGTGGAACTTTGGACTTGTGTCTTGGATATGTAACTTTTCGTCAGAGCACTCATCGCATAGCAGCGGGTGCTGTTCTTGATCTTGATGAGATTCAGTCATTACTGCCCATCAGTTCAATCTGAAAAATATGGAGTCATTCATGaaggtaaaaaaatatgtaaacttATAAACGAGCTTGTGCCTTATTTTTGCCCGCTAAAATTGGGACCAAACTGTAACGCTAGGAACTCACGGAGCGGTTCTTGCCCGTGCCCACCACGGTTGCGGGACCGCAACACTAGAAATGTAGATGGCAATATTCTTGCGAGAAGTTTGGATCAGGACTTTCTGATAATAGTATGATCAATTTACGTGACGCGAGAGTCGCATCACAATGAATGTCGGCCATTAGCTACCTAATAGttctaataaataggtacctaccatagactgattatatacctacttatattataattagttaaAAAAACACCAGGTTTTGTGTGATGCGCGCACACGTTCTCTTCTTGTCTACGAATAAtcaaatttataatactagAAATGTCTTTAAAAGTAAGAGATCTATAAATATTTAGTCAATTTTTAACGCTAGAGAGgagataattaatttaaaataaaaaaatatataattacgtacttacctaaaaaatTCAAGTCAGGCGAGTCTGCCACAAAAATTTATGTCACTAAAGACAAGAGACATCAAACAAACAACGaaacaaaaaagtatttttgtatttttagagaGATAGTCCTTGCAACGAGTTAACATAGACATATTGTAACTTGTATCAGCTTGTAGGtatctaaaattaaataaaaaccgattttgaaagcttgcatcccggagacggacgtAGCCTACTTttaatctcggaaaattaaagagtacccacggggtTATACAACTCTATGACTGAAAATCCAAATCGGTCTATTAGTCATATATTACAGGTACTAATTCCACTTGACCCTTGCGATTTTTCACTTGTAATTTTGAAACCTACTATAACACTTGAATGTAAATtcagaatatatatatatatacttacccAGATTTTGCTGTTTCAGTGTAAATTTTATTGGAAACACTCTTTTCCATTACATTGTAATCGATGTTCTTAGATCAAGTTTAACTTTAATTTGTGCGGCTGGCACGTTTATACGTTTATAGGTTCCGCTCTAATTTAGTTGATTCAACATGCGCTGATCTCACGTACTAACTttaatgtgacgtcattattatacattctttaaaaaaacacataCTTTCTCGTTCTATTATTTGACACAGTCGCTCTATTCGTCCTATATTCAACTGACTTACTCAACTATGAAAATTGGAATGACTTGCTATCTTgaaccatttttattttttatgcaacaCCTGGCATCCCTCGATAATAGTAGACTAGgttataggtaagtactgaAAAGTAACAGTAGATATAAAATAGTAAATTGTACAATAAGGGCTTAATTTCGTGCTTAAATTTTAAGATCAATGACTTCGTGGCGATTATACAGTTTAATCTATACCTAATGTccaatacaaaatataaaaccaaaaaaatttacttaagtaggtaggtactataaaaaaattataatttacattttCGCTATTTTCGCCCTCGCCACTTCGCGTGCCGAGTAAATGTGTCACATAACTTGAaaaaagaatttcaaaatttaatgTCACACTGATCCAACAAAAAATAAGGCCAAAAAGCTCATTCTTTTCAACAAAATAAAGCTTTAAAAGTAGAAACaatcagtaataatatattcctTGGAAACTAGGTAACCAACGAAAAGgtaaattaaatacaatttcGATGAATGTGTGAGAGAACTATATTATATACGTATTATAGAAGAACAGGCTTCTCTTTTTTTCATTTTCGTTTGATACAGCCTTAAAGAATGATCGAGCATGCTCCGCAAGTACAACGCGATGAACAGTATCCGCTACTCAAAGTAGAGTCCGGCAGTGGAGATAACGTAATGAAGACTCAACTTCCTTCAAAAATAGCGTCATCTGGATGGCACGTCACTTGTACACCCAAGCAATCCTGGAGTAGCCGTTGGCCTGGTAAGCTATACAGGAGAAGCTAACCTAGTAAAATATGTGTGaatcaatattaaaaagaagtttttgtttttgttgcagAATTTGTATCCGCTTGCTGGATGACCACCATTGTGATGTTGATTTCCTTTCTCATACTTTTTGCTCTAGGCATGAGTGTTTTTAGAAGACAACCAGTTGTGATCGTCAGATGTAATGACTCTAGACCCGCTAGCGACGTTTTCTACCACCATATTGTTTCTCGAGATGCTTACGTACCATTCTCGCTCTTTTCCGAGTACATTTCGTACATGGCAAAACAATACCCATTATTACATTTTAACGTATACTTTCTAATTGACGATTCTTGGCAGAACTCCGTTCAAGGTTCTAGGCACTTAAGATTCTTAAAAAGATTAGTTCCACAAATAGCTGGTCctttcaataatatttttggccaaaattataaaagagaaataaaaGAATTTCAAAGAAGATATCAAAACGTTAATATAACTGTAATGTATCTCAGCAAGTATATGGCAATGACTCCTTTAGGATACAAATGGAGAATTATTCCTCCAAACTACTTATCATTTTATGCTAGGATATATGCAATTTGGCAAAATGGTGGAATTGGATTTGATCTTATAACCTTCAATGACCAATTTATCCAAAATAGAGCTCTTGATCGTGGGATTGATACTATCCTTCAACAACACAATGACGGTATTAAATCAGAAAAATATGCCGATACGTTTAATTCTTTGGATAATCAAGAGGAAAGTGAATTATTTTCAATGTTATTCAATCTAATGAATCAAATTTTAAACGAAACGTGTTCATTTTTTGGAGCAGATAGCACTGATGTAAAAGTTGTAAACAATACACGAGTTATAAGAACTCATAGAAGTAAACGTGATATTACAGTTAATGATACTGATACTTCTAACATTGAAGTAAAAAATCATACTATTGATGATAACTTAAATGAAGCCATATCAGAAAATATACCAAACCcccataaaattaatatatctaAGAAAATCAATAGTACTTATAACTGGTATGCTCTTGACGAAATAAAACCGCcttatatttttgatatttttaatgtaccgaatatttcaaattttaatGTCGATATGCCTCAAGTTTTATTTTACGATGTATTTGGATTTCCGGATAAAGTTGGTCCCTCCTACTCCTTACTTAAAACTCTGGCTCCACCAAATCTTGCATCTTTAAAACACGCAACAAAACAAGGGCAAGACAAATCAAAATATCTATCTTTAACCCCAGAAGGGCATTTTGTGGCATCTTCCTCACGACATCATCCGTTTTTATCTCACTTGTTATCTTCTGGTTGTCAGAGAGTTAGCCCTCAATTTGCAATTAAAGACACTCTTCTAAGCCAGTgttcaggatttttaagaaatgaTATTTATTGTGAAAATATTCGAGTACTTTACAATGTTGTGTAAGACGCTTTCCTagttaatgtttatttttaaattacgtatttatttttatattttcttagttTTTAATGTTCAAATTGTTTGATGTTGTGTGATGTTTGAGAAATAAAGAATTGAAttaatacattatttttatggttcgtaaaaccgatagacgttggggtcccaaggtgctggaatggcgaccttgcaccggaagacacattgatggaagaccccccactaggtaaaaggacgacatcagacgagtcgcagggagcagctggattcaggcggcgcaagaccgtggcgtgtgggactccctacaagagacctatgtccagaagtggacgtctatcggttgatgatgatgatgattattattttatgacttACGTGTGTTAATGCACAAGCTAAGCTGACTCATAGTTCCATGTTACTGATTCCCGAGATTTCAGGAAGTTTACgtggattaaagtttttaaggatcccgtttgaatttttataaatcctttCCGTACCTAGTTTTGGAAAGGACTTGCACGAAAAGTTTTTGCGTATTATGCCTCTGACCAAGGGACCTGTTCCCTTAAAATAACAGGCACTGCTTGATTCGAGAGAAAGACGTAGAGAAAATAGGTGTTACAGTTACTTGCGTGGAGCTAACCTGGACGTAGCTATTAATTACTATTAATTTCTGGCCAGAGTATCTTTAATTATATAGTAGCGTAAGTATAAGTAGCACAGTCCCATAGtccaaataatataatataatcactacatAGTCAGTTTAGAATCCATTTTCGAGGATTTATATActactaatatttaatttcctcgggcgcgaacccagaagacgtaggttcgtttcctgccggttccgcaattttggTAGCTGTGGAACTGTGCTTGGAATAAAAAGTCAGTTTGTATTCTAGGTCTATGGTCAGCGTCAATCATTGATCAATCAACTATTCATCAATGATCAAGATCTGTGATTTATCCgtttatttctataaaattatacgattgtatgtaaaatgtagtgattatatactctttgttgTATGCTTGGTTACATTtgagaaattatttaaaattacgtAATTTATCGAAGTATTTGGTTAAAATAACTTGGACAAAATTAACTTTCATCATGATTGCGAATCATAGAATGAATGATCACAAAGTATTTTGGTAATTTCCACACagtttaaaatgaaattacCGTTCAGTATTATTTTAGGTCAGGTTCTCAAACCGCATTTTACAAGCACAAAGTTGTTTTGCAAAAGTCCAACATTTTCTATTAGTATTCCATACACTTATGTCTATAGTACTCTTGGTTTGGTAAGTCCTATTTTGATAGCTTTATGAAGCTATAGTTTCTCTATTCAGCAGCAGGTACATTGAAATACTTATATCTACAAAATAGTCTCGCGACATTATGTGGACAGACGATATCTAAGTAATCGCAGGGAGGTAGGTAATAAGCTGCTGGAGTCAAGCTATACCTACAAGACTAGTTTGTGGGAATCACTACTACTTCATCGGTCAAGAATAATAAGAAGACCCTGGTTGACTCCAGAAACATGTTAGGGCGAACAAAAGAGCACCTAATTATTAACAAGGAACATCGCTCACGGCGATTTTTGTATTGATACATTTAAGACGCGCGGCTGAATCGCTACAAGAAGTATCGATAGCTGATACCTACATTTCGTTAGCAGTTGCATTTGCATTTTTCATACCTTACCATCACCTATatacttatactagcttatgctcgcgacttcgtccgcgtggactacaaaaacttcaaactcctattttatccccttaggggttgaattttcaaaaatcctttcttagcggacgtctacatcataatagctatctgcatgcatgcatttcagcccgatccgtccagtagtttgatcagtcagtctgtcagtcagtcagtcaccttttccttttatatatatgctTACATAtaggccagcaacgcatcgcATACTGTATCGAAAATTTGTTGCGGCTGTGTCTATACTTTATCGCCGCAAAAAGTCACTGTGGGCGATGTATCTTATTTGAGATCATCCGTCATAGAGCTTTTTGTTTCTAGTTCGTCAACATACACCATATAAAGAAACATTTGGGTGAAATACCAACTAGCGCAGTGGGAGATAGCGAAAATGTGAATCGCTTGAACCGAAATGCAATGCTCGTGCATGATTTGAAGATCATTGCAACTTCTTTGGGTTTGATTCAGTACACTTGCCTTTTGGTCGGATGCCTTACAGTAAGCATGTTTCTATTAATTTGTTAGGTACTAGTCCTGGATTAGTGAATTAATCTTGGAATGGTTTCTTATGAAAATAAAGGAAAACTTCGTAAATAAGCTATACCTACCCTTCTAAGAATATTTCGTCAGTTATGGTGCCGGGCGTGGTGAATCTAAAGtttctaaattaagtaggtatctcgaTTAATATACTATTGAAGTTGTTTGAATATATAATTTTTGTCCTGTTTTTTTCCTTTGTGTTCAATAACTCTTATTAATTCATCAGAATTAGTAAGTAAAGATTATTTAGGTATTATCTGGTAGGTAGattagtaagtattattattataagtggtaggtaagtaagtattatataaattttcAGGAAAATCCGTCACTTTTCTTGCCACACCTGGCCGGTCAGATGGTTGTGATTTGTGTAAGACTACTCAATACCATTCTCTTCTTATCCAACTTGAAACTGAAGACTTTGGCTCAACTACAGCACAAGTTGATTGCTATTGTGGTGATGACTTTCAACTGGCTTCAAGAGTTTTGTGTGTTCAGACAGTACTTATGTGTTTGTGATCTTTAAATCAACTAAGAAAATTATACACGACTAGTATTTAATGtctttaattgttttaaactatactataatatattacacCTATGTatatttaacataattaatggCACGTGATTGTTTTGGCCAAGAGCTATCAAAgaaaaactcgctcagcgacacTCGCTTTTCTCCCGAGCGAGATTTTCTTTGATAGCGCCTAAATAGCGCTTGTCGTCGCAacaacttttaaactttaagagcGGTGACGccctgcatccgatccgagtccgtgaaaatacgttcttttttgttttgtatgggagcttatgacggATGTcctagataatcgctggtattctcacggatgacggatagaactcggatgacggaagtgtatAATCGCCGTAAAGGTGTCTGGCTGCTCTGGCATGGGGTTGCTATGatactgtctggcaatgcatgacgtgatttctaatacaacttaataagaagaaaatataaaaaaatagaacgAAAGATTTTTAcacgtctttgttacctgttatctgcgaaaaccaccatgatccaagtTCCGAACTTCatgatcgtttctccctgtgttggggagaacaatgcgcagataaactttcagttttttttaataaaaaaggtctggccctcacggtCTCTTAGTCCTTAGTACCAAgtctagtttttaaattttgaccATTAAATTCTCCTTGTTGAATGTCAAAAATTTAAGTCTACTACAATGTCATCACGCCATGCTAATTAACAATGacagtacctataggtaaatgTGGTAAATATCATGTGAGAATTCGTAATTATATTGACCGTTAAAGCCGACAACAATTCGCATGGCACCCATGGCACACTAATTCTTATAGGTACCTTCTAAGTTCTAGCTGTATTTTGGTACATATCTACCTACCATTTTTTGCACCGAATATAATTAAACAAGATGGACACCGAAAGCAAGTGTTTATTAGAAAGCATCCGACTCAAACACGAGAATGCGGTAAGCTTGGAAAGCTCCATAGTTTACATTTTGCACTTTGCCACACAGTTAAAAATTGTGGCAAACCTACCACCTATTCAATGGGCAAATCAACAATAATGCCagcgcattggcggttcctctggcgcTGCATAATGATATACAAtataccgccgcccatgaacatattattatgatatctaCTCGTATATATACTGTGTTGTGATTGCACAACATGATTCATCGTCGCTGCG is a window encoding:
- the LOC117987389 gene encoding uncharacterized protein — translated: MTESHQDQEQHPLLCDECSDEKLHIQDTSPKFHRRFRHSVSTGRARTHALGAAAIITKWPDDISSLLTYWWIFLGMLAFMVFLIYNSFLAIAVLPKPYGPLKINSSNSTTENKLNENPSTLTIYMHVFVASYEEFNSNDYIPYIQTIAKKYTNFKYKLFVVVNDSTEDSTNDNISDKQINELALNSLWTDNEIIISKTKLYENLTVQHISLTEYMDTSPLKKYWRLLPHQFIGFFARCIAVWDKGGVAINPLILTPKSPNSVYIEKLYSILEKFQSKHKLMPIQKRKISKKSKKKLNNIRDIIIDLEKDDNVNEYILTDSLAVAENIPTIAATSFTTKRNANYISFDQRNPPQSIEKQNDEVWRKNYSDKENIIKSGNSISPIKAINDTNGVAAAQKILPKFLELLFQLNSKNLTSTSQNLKNFTREFKLSDNPLLNDSLSNVIASNIDSAVNKSIVKIKTKSTNKTFSGNESTKLIIIDLKGNLIATEIACHAFIGTVLGNILHSTDYESLTDFMMNELSLFCKGNLSTCNNVEIILV
- the LOC117987623 gene encoding uncharacterized protein; this encodes MIEHAPQVQRDEQYPLLKVESGSGDNVMKTQLPSKIASSGWHVTCTPKQSWSSRWPEFVSACWMTTIVMLISFLILFALGMSVFRRQPVVIVRCNDSRPASDVFYHHIVSRDAYVPFSLFSEYISYMAKQYPLLHFNVYFLIDDSWQNSVQGSRHLRFLKRLVPQIAGPFNNIFGQNYKREIKEFQRRYQNVNITVMYLSKYMAMTPLGYKWRIIPPNYLSFYARIYAIWQNGGIGFDLITFNDQFIQNRALDRGIDTILQQHNDGIKSEKYADTFNSLDNQEESELFSMLFNLMNQILNETCSFFGADSTDVKVVNNTRVIRTHRSKRDITVNDTDTSNIEVKNHTIDDNLNEAISENIPNPHKINISKKINSTYNWSMVSVNH
- the LOC117987497 gene encoding uncharacterized protein — its product is MKLPFSIILGQVLKPHFTSTKLFCKSPTFSISIPYTYVYSTLGLFVNIHHIKKHLGEIPTSAVGDSENVNRLNRNAMLVHDLKIIATSLGLIQYTCLLVGCLTENPSLFLPHLAGQMVVICVRLLNTILFLSNLKLKTLAQLQHKLIAIVVMTFNWLQEFCVFRQYLCVCDL